From Macaca fascicularis isolate 582-1 chromosome 14, T2T-MFA8v1.1, a single genomic window includes:
- the LOC135967264 gene encoding mas-related G-protein coupled receptor member X1, with protein MDPTIPALDTELTPINRTEATPCYKQTLSFMGLTCIISLVGLTGNAVVLWLLGFRMHKNAFSIYILNLSMADFLFLSGRFIYSLLSFISVPQTISKILYPVMMFSYFAGLSFLSAMSTERCLSVLWPMWYRCRRPTHLSVVLCVLLWVLSLLRSILEWIFCGFLFSGADPVWCQTSDFITVAWLIFLCVVLCVSSLVLVIRILCGSRKMPLTRLYVTILLTVLVFLLCGLPFGVQFFLFLWIHVDRKVLYCHVHLVSMFLAALNSSANPIIYFFVGSFRQRQNRQNLRLILQRALQDTPEVDEGGGRLPEETLELSGSKWEQ; from the coding sequence ATGGATCCAACCATCCCAGCCTTGGACACAGAACTGACACCAATCAACCGAACTGAGGCGACTCCTTGCTACAAGCAGACCTTGAGCTTCATGGGGCTGACGTGCATCATTTCCCTTGTCGGACTGACAGGAAACGCGGTTGTGCTCTGGCTCCTGGGCTTCCGCATGCACAAGAACGCCTTCTCCATCTACATCCTCAACCTGTCCATGGCCGACTTCCTCTTCCTCAGTGGCCGCTTTATATATTCCCTGTTAAGCTTCATCAGTGTGCCCCAAACCATCTCTAAAATCCTCTATCCTGTGATGATGTTTTCCTACTTTGCAGGCCTGAGCTTTCTGAGCGCCATGAGCACCGAGCGCTGCCTGTCCGTTCTGTGGCCCATGTGGTACCGCTGCCGCCGCCCCACACACCTGTCAGTGGTCCTGTGTGTCCTGCTCTGGGTCCTGTCCCTGCTGCGGAGCATCCTGGAGTGGATATTCTGTGGCTTCCTGTTTAGTGGTGCGGATCCTGTTTGGTGTCAAACATCGGATTTCATCACAGTCgcatggctgatttttttatgtgTGGTTCTCTGTGTGTCCAGCCTGGTCCTAGTGATCAGGATTCTCTGTGGATCCCGGAAGATGCCGCTGACCAGGCTGTACGTGACCATCCTGCTCACAGTGCTGGTCTTCCTCCTCTGCGGCCTGCCCTTCGGCGTtcagtttttcctatttttatggATCCACGTGGATCGGAAAGTCTTATATTGTCATGTTCATCTAGTTTCTATGTTCCTGGCCGCTCTTAACAGCAGTGCCAACCCCATCATTTACTTCTTCGTGGGCTCCTTTAGGCAGCGTCAAAATAGGCAGAACCTGAGGCTGATTCTCCAGAGGGCTCTGCAGGACACGCCTGAGGTGGATGAAGGTGGAGGGCGGCTGCCTGAGGAAACCCTGGAGCTGTCGGGAAGCAAATGGGAGCAGTGA